A region of the Pseudomonas anguilliseptica genome:
AGTGGCTACGGCTCGCTAAATGTCGGCGCCACCCTGACGGTCGGCAACTACCTGACGACCCTGCTGATCGGCAGTTTTATGCAGCGCCACCCGGAATGCCGGGTCAAATTGCAGGTGCACAACACCGCCTACGTGGTACAGCAGATCGCCCATTACGAGCTGGACATGGGCATGATCGAAGGTGACTGCCAGCACCCGGATATCGAGGTGCAGCCCTGGGTTGAAGATGAGCTGGTGGTGTTCTGCGCGCCGCAGCATGCCCTGGCGCAGCGTGGTGAGGCGAGCCTGGAAGAGCTGACGCGCGAGGCCTGGATTCTGCGTGAACAAGGCTCCGGCACACGCCTGACCTTCGACCAGGCCATGCGCCATCACCCCAGCAGCCTGAATATCCGCCTGGAGCTGGAACACACCGAGGCGATCAAACGTGCCGTGGAATCAGGCCTGGGGATAGGCTGTATTTCCCGCCTGGCATTGCGCGATGCGTTTCGCCGCGGCAGCCTGGTGGCGGTGGAAACTCCCGAGCTGGATCTACGCCGGCAGTTCTACTTTATCTGGCACAAACAGAAGTACCAGACCGCCGCCATGCGTGAATTTATCGAACTGTGCCGCGCACTGACCGCCGGCGTGACGCGCAGCGATCAGATTGTGCTGCCTACTATCGCCTGAGGACGGCGGAGTTAGCCAAGCAGGATAATCGCCCACACCAGGGCAATCAGGCTGAGAGCAGTGAACTGGGCGGCGCTGCCCATGTCCTTGGCATTCTTTGACAGCGGGTGCAGCTCCAGCGAGATGCGGTCAATGGCCGCCTCCACCGCCGAGTTGAGCAGCTCGACGATCAGCGCCAGCAGACACACCGCAACCATCAAGGCGCGCTCGACGCGGCTGACATCCAGATAGAACGCCAAAGGCACCAGAATCAGGTTGATCAGCAGCAGCTGTCGAAAGGCGGCTTCACCGGTAAAGGCGGCGCGCAGGCCGGCCAGGGAATAACCGGTGGCATTGAGAACACGTTTAAGGCCGGTCTGGCCTTTGAATGGCGACATCATCACAACCATCTCGAGAAAGCCCGGCAGGCTACGCCAAGCCCGGGAGAAAAGCACTTCAGTCAGATGGAATCGATTCCAGCTGCTGCAACAGCAACGCCGCCTGTGTGCGAGTACGAACCCCGAGCTTGCGGAAAATCGCCGTGACATGGGCCTTAACTGTGGCCTCGGAGACGCTCAGCTCATAGGCAATCTGCTTGTTCAGCAAGCCGTCACAGACCATGGTCAGCACACGGAATTGCTGCGGCGTCAGGCTGGCCAGGCCGGCGCTGGCGGCCTTGGCCTCAGCCGACAGGGCAATCGCCTCCTGAGTCTGCTGTGGCCACCAGACTTCGCCATCAAGCACCAGACGCACGGCCTGCTGGATGGTTTCCAATGGGCTGGATTTGGGGATAAAGCCGCTGGCACCAAACTCTCGCGAGCGCGCGACGATGGACGGCTCTTCCTGAGCGGAGATCATCACCACCGGAATATGCGGGTATTGCCCGCGCAGCAGCACCAGGCCAGAGAAGCCGTAGACACCGGGCATATTGAGGTCAAGCAGCACCAGATCCCAATCGGTCTTCTGCGCCAGGCAGGCTTCCAGCTCAGCAATACTGGCCGCTTCAACCAGCCGCACATCCGGCCCTAGACCCAGTGTCAGCGCCTGTTGCAAGGCACTGCGAAACAAGGGGTGATCATCGGCAATAAGGATTTCAAAAGCGGCCATGGTGAATCCTGTTTTTGTTATGTGGATACCCGCCAGGGGTACTGCCCAGGGCACGGTGAACAATGCGTGCAGGCCGCAGGGTTGCAGTGCAACCAGACCTGAAAACGCAGAAAAGCGACCAAGCATGCCCAGCGCTGACGGGGTGGTCAAGCACGACGCTTTGCGGCACAGTTCGCAACTTTGCCGACGAGAGCCTGAAATGCGAAGCCACGCCCTGCGCGCCGACCTGTTAATGCTGCTTACCGCGATGATCTGGGGCTCCTCATTTGTCGCCCAGCGCCTGGGCATGGATTCCATCGGCCCATTCCTCTACAGCGGCCTGCGCTTTGCCTTGGCGGCGCTGATTCTGCTACCCGTGCTGCGTCTACTGGAAGGTCGCAGCAGCAGCAGCGCGGCGGTAGCGCCACTGAACAGCCAACTGCTGCGTGGCGGTGTGCTGATGGGCCTGGCGCTGGCCCTGGGGATCAACCTGCAGCAAGTTGGCCTGCTGTTTACCAGCGTCACCAACTCCGGCTTTATCACCGGGCTGTACGTGATCATCGTGCCGCTGCTGGGGCTGTTTATCGGCCATAAGACCGGCCTGGGCATCTGGTTGGGGGCCTGCCTGGCGGTGGTCGGCATGTTCCTGCTCAGCGTTGGCGAGGGCTTTACCGTGGCCTCTGGTGACTGGCTGCAACTGGCCGGGGCCTTCGTCTGGGGCGTGCATGTGCTGCTGGTAGGTTTCTTTGCCGGCCGCCATGACCCGCTGCGCCTGGCCCTGGTGCAGTTCATCACCTGCGCGGTAATCAGCCTGGTGCTGGCGGTGATCTTCGAGGAAATCCAGCTGCAATCGATCATCGCCGCCGGCCCGGCGATTCTCTTTGGCGGCATCTTCGGTGTGGCCGTCGGTTTTACCCTGCAGGTGGTGGCGCAGAAAGACGCTATCGCTTCCCACGCTGCGATCATCCTCTCGCTAGAAGCGGTTTTCGCTGCCATCGCCGGGGCCTGGCTACTGGGTGAATCGCTGGAGCTGCGCGGCTACTTTGGCTGTGCGCTGATGTTTGCCGGCATGCTGCTGGCGCAGTTGTGGCCAAAGAAATTGGCCCCAAACCAGGTCGTTTAAAAACGTAGGCGAGGCAGCCGAGACAAGGCGAAAACAGGCGAGGAAGCGGAGTTTGCGAGCTGTAAATGAGCATTCCGAGCCTGCTTTCAACGCCGTATCGGCAACGCAGGTAGTTTTTCAACGACCTGCTAAAGAAACTCGCGCAGACGATCATGCATTGGATCATCCAACGGCACCGTGCGCGGCGCCTTGGCTGCCAGGTAGTGCTGACTGAAGACATCCAGATAGGCATTCAAACCATCTGCAGCACGCTGGTCGCCGGCCAGTTCCAGGCACAGGGCGGCGACCTCAGCGGTGCAGAAATGATCGTCGCGCTTGGAGCGGCGCAGTTTGTAGCGCGACAGCTGCTCGGCCTGCAGGCTGAGCACCGGCAGGCTGTCGAGGTAGGGGCTTTTGCGAAACATTTTGCGCGCCTCGCTCCAGGTAGCATCCAGCAGCACGAACAACGGCCGCTTGCCAGGCGCTGGCTGCACTTCGCTGACCACCCGCTCGGCGGCGACATATTCGCCCGGAAACACCAGATAAGGTTGCCACTGCGGATCGCGCAGCAACGCCGGCAACTCGGCATCCACGGCAACCCGCGACCAGCCAAACGCCGAGGTATCGGCCAGCACATCGGCAATCAGCCAGCCAGTATTGCTCGGCTTGAGCGCCTCGACATCGTGCATCAGCAGACACACCGCAGACGTTGCGGCAATACGCGGGCGCCAGGCACACAGGCAGTGAGTCATCGCCAGACGGCAAGCATCACAACGCACCGAGCGGCTGCCACGGGCAAGAAATGGTTTGGCACTGCGGGCAATCCGCGCAGCCCGCAAACGCGCGACGGCGTGGCTCATCAGGCGAGTACCTGACAGAAGAGAAGAAACGGCATGAGTCATCCAGGGGTCAGCAAGCGCGGCAGTCTAGCAAAGCCCGCTACAGCTTATTCAACCGTGCGTCTTGCTCCACCTGCCGTAGCAACTGCGCAAGTGTCGGCAGGCGAGTAAGATAACCGGCACTGAACCTCTACCCGGCACTGCCGGTCAGAAGGTGCGACTCGACTTTGGAGAACCCCATGCTGCGTTTGACCAGCCTGACCCTGGCCTTGAGCCTGCCCCTGCTTGCCCATGCCGCCACCCTGAAAGACTTTGAACTGAGCAAGACCCTGGAAAAAGTTGCGCGCGAAAGCAGCGTGGGCACGCCACGAGCGATCAATGAAGACATTCTTGATCAGGGCTACACCGTTGACGGCAGCGAGCTGGTCAATCACCTCAGCGTACGCAGCGAGCATGCAGCGCAGATGCGCGGCAACCCGGACGTGGTCCGCGCACAACTGGCCAACAGCGTGTGCCGCAATGCCGGTTATCGCCAGTTGCTGGCACGCGGCGCGGCGCTGCGTTATGAATTCAGCGAATACAAGAGCAACCGCCCGGTGACCAGCGAGCGTTTCAGCAAAGCAGATTGCGGCCTGTAAGGCTCAACCACCACCCTGTTGCGCACGCCGTTGCTCATCATCGGCGCGCAGATCTGCGAGCAACGCGTGCATGTAACGCGAACGCCTCGCCGCACCTTCAAGCCGCTGCAAACACTCTTCTTCCAGGCTTATCTGGTTATTGCGCGCGGCCTGCTGCAACAGGCGGTACAAATCCACATAAAGGTCCAAGGTCAACTTAGGCATACCTGCCCCTCCATTTCCCGC
Encoded here:
- a CDS encoding DMT family transporter; protein product: MRSHALRADLLMLLTAMIWGSSFVAQRLGMDSIGPFLYSGLRFALAALILLPVLRLLEGRSSSSAAVAPLNSQLLRGGVLMGLALALGINLQQVGLLFTSVTNSGFITGLYVIIVPLLGLFIGHKTGLGIWLGACLAVVGMFLLSVGEGFTVASGDWLQLAGAFVWGVHVLLVGFFAGRHDPLRLALVQFITCAVISLVLAVIFEEIQLQSIIAAGPAILFGGIFGVAVGFTLQVVAQKDAIASHAAIILSLEAVFAAIAGAWLLGESLELRGYFGCALMFAGMLLAQLWPKKLAPNQVV
- the erdR gene encoding response regulator transcription factor ErdR; its protein translation is MAAFEILIADDHPLFRSALQQALTLGLGPDVRLVEAASIAELEACLAQKTDWDLVLLDLNMPGVYGFSGLVLLRGQYPHIPVVMISAQEEPSIVARSREFGASGFIPKSSPLETIQQAVRLVLDGEVWWPQQTQEAIALSAEAKAASAGLASLTPQQFRVLTMVCDGLLNKQIAYELSVSEATVKAHVTAIFRKLGVRTRTQAALLLQQLESIPSD
- a CDS encoding quorum-sensing-regulated virulence factor family protein — translated: MLRLTSLTLALSLPLLAHAATLKDFELSKTLEKVARESSVGTPRAINEDILDQGYTVDGSELVNHLSVRSEHAAQMRGNPDVVRAQLANSVCRNAGYRQLLARGAALRYEFSEYKSNRPVTSERFSKADCGL
- a CDS encoding LysR family transcriptional regulator, with translation MRFTLRQLQVFVAVAQHESVSRAADSLALSQSATSTSLSELERQSDCQLFDRAGKRLCLNALGLQLLPQAVALLDQAKEIERLLGGKSGYGSLNVGATLTVGNYLTTLLIGSFMQRHPECRVKLQVHNTAYVVQQIAHYELDMGMIEGDCQHPDIEVQPWVEDELVVFCAPQHALAQRGEASLEELTREAWILREQGSGTRLTFDQAMRHHPSSLNIRLELEHTEAIKRAVESGLGIGCISRLALRDAFRRGSLVAVETPELDLRRQFYFIWHKQKYQTAAMREFIELCRALTAGVTRSDQIVLPTIA
- a CDS encoding diacylglycerol kinase — translated: MMMSPFKGQTGLKRVLNATGYSLAGLRAAFTGEAAFRQLLLINLILVPLAFYLDVSRVERALMVAVCLLALIVELLNSAVEAAIDRISLELHPLSKNAKDMGSAAQFTALSLIALVWAIILLG
- a CDS encoding tRNA-uridine aminocarboxypropyltransferase, whose product is MSHAVARLRAARIARSAKPFLARGSRSVRCDACRLAMTHCLCAWRPRIAATSAVCLLMHDVEALKPSNTGWLIADVLADTSAFGWSRVAVDAELPALLRDPQWQPYLVFPGEYVAAERVVSEVQPAPGKRPLFVLLDATWSEARKMFRKSPYLDSLPVLSLQAEQLSRYKLRRSKRDDHFCTAEVAALCLELAGDQRAADGLNAYLDVFSQHYLAAKAPRTVPLDDPMHDRLREFL